A section of the Paralichthys olivaceus isolate ysfri-2021 chromosome 14, ASM2471397v2, whole genome shotgun sequence genome encodes:
- the ikzf1 gene encoding DNA-binding protein Ikaros isoform X2: MLGWNEEVQWRGGEGLRAQLHGAAAALRPSAHGAGESWKNFILQTQGIAEYLHRMETEEAQEMAQMPGRDSPPPTEASEEAEEPMAVPEDLSAGSTHQQNNRGDKVCNIKVEARSDEENGLACDMNGVEEEECAEDLRVIDASGAKVNGSQPRPEAKAFSSAGGIRLPNGKLKCDICGIVCIGPNVLMVHKRSHTGERPFQCSQCGASFTQKGNLLRHIKLHSGEKPFKCHLCSYACRRRDALTGHLRTHSVGKPHKCAYCGRSYKQRSSLEEHKERCHNYLQYMGLQNSIYTVKEESNQNEQREDLSQTGSDRALVLDRLANNVAKRKSTMPQKFVGEKRLSDLSYDGGAGELIQPHVIDQAINSAISYLGAESLRPLVQTSPASSSDVGLGSMYPLHKPGAESHAGHNLSAKDSAAENLLLLSNSKSASSEKDASPSHSGQDSTDSDSNNEDRPGRAASGLIYLTNHITSGVRNGVLPLVKEEQQRQYEAIRASMEMASEGFKVVTADGEQVRAYRCEHCRVLFLDHVMYTIHMGCHGFRDPFECNLCGHRSQDRYEFSSHITRGEHRY, from the exons ATGTTGGGCTGGAACGAGGAAGTGcagtggagaggaggggagggactCCGGGCGCAGCTCCATGGGGCCGCGGCGGCGCTGCGACCTTCTGCACATGGAGCCGGGGAGAGTTGGAAGAACTTCATACTGCAAACTCAAGGAATAGCAG AGTACTTGCACCGCATGGAGACAGAAGAGGCCCAGGAAATGGCCCAGATGCCAG GCAGGGACAGCCCCCCTCCCACCGAAGCGTccgaggaggcagaggagccCATGGCCGTCCCCGAGGACCTGTCAGCCGGCTCCACCCACCAGCAGAACAACAGAGGGGACAAAG TCTGTAACATTAAAGTTGAGGCTCGCAGTGATGAGGAGAATGGGCTGGCCTGTGACATGAATggcgtggaggaggaggagtgtgcgGAAGACTTGCGCGTGATCGATGCCTCTGGGGCCAAGGTGAACGGCTCACAGCCGCGCCCCGAAGCCAAGGCCTTCTCCTCGGCCGGCGGTATCCGGCTGCCCAACGGGAAGCTCAAGTGCGATATCTGCGGGATAGTTTGCATTGGCCCCAATGTGTTGATGGTGCACAAGCGAAGCCACACTG GAGAACGCCCTTTCCAGTGCAGCCAGTGCGGTGCCTCTTTCACCCAGAAGGGTAACCTGCTGCGCCACATCAAGCTCCATTCAGGGGAGAAGCCCTTCAAGTGTCACCTGTGCAGCTACGCCTGTCGCAGGAGGGATGCTCTCACCGGACATTTACGCACCCACTCAG TTGGAAAACCCCACAAGTGTGCATACTGTGGGCGGAGCTACAAGCAGCGCAGCTCCCTAGAGGAGCACAAGGAGCGCTGTCACAACTACCTCCAGTACATGGGGCTGCAGAACAGCATCTACACAG TAAAGGAAGAAAGCAACCAGAATGAGCAGAGGGAAGACTTAAGCCAGACGGGATCTGACAGAGCCCTGGTGCTAGACAGACTAGCTAATAATGTAGCTAAGCGTAAGAGCACTATGCCACAGAAGTTtgtgg GTGAGAAACGTCTGTCCGACCTCTCATAcgatggaggagcaggagagctCATTCAGCCCCATGTCATCGACCAGGCCATCAACAGTGCCATCAGCTACCTGGGGGCCGAGTCGCTGCGGCCTCTGGTCCAGACCTCCCCAGCCTCCTCTTCCGACGTGGGCCTCGGCTCCATGTACCCCCTTCACAAGCCGGGGGCCGAGTCCCACGCGGGCCACAACCTGTCTGCCAAAGACAGTGCAGCCgagaacctgctgctgctctccaacTCCAAGTCTGCCTCCAGCGAGAAAGACGCCTCGCCCAGTCACAGCGGCCAGGACTCCACCGACAGCGACAGCAACAACGAGGATCGTCCTGGCAGGGCGGCTTCCGGCCTCATCTACCTGACCAATCACATCACCTCGGGGGTGAGGAACGGCGTGCTCCCTCTGgtgaaggaggagcagcagaggcagtACGAGGCCATCCGCGCCAGCATGGAGATGGCCTCCGAGGGCTTCAAGGTGGTAACGGCGGATGGGGAGCAGGTGAGGGCGTACAGGTGCGAACACTGCCGCGTTCTCTTTCTGGATCACGTCATGTACACCATTCACATGGGCTGCCACGGTTTCAGAGACCCCTTCGAGTGCAACCTCTGCGGTCACCGGAGCCAAGACCGGTACGAGTTCTCCTCTCACATAACGCGAGGAGAGCATCGCTATTGA
- the ikzf1 gene encoding DNA-binding protein Ikaros isoform X6, protein MIEPLSAESRYNRPTNRLSHPPGGRDSPPPTEASEEAEEPMAVPEDLSAGSTHQQNNRGDKVCNIKVEARSDEENGLACDMNGVEEEECAEDLRVIDASGAKVNGSQPRPEAKAFSSAGGIRLPNGKLKCDICGIVCIGPNVLMVHKRSHTGERPFQCSQCGASFTQKGNLLRHIKLHSGEKPFKCHLCSYACRRRDALTGHLRTHSVGKPHKCAYCGRSYKQRSSLEEHKERCHNYLQYMGLQNSIYTVKEESNQNEQREDLSQTGSDRALVLDRLANNVAKRKSTMPQKFVGEKRLSDLSYDGGAGELIQPHVIDQAINSAISYLGAESLRPLVQTSPASSSDVGLGSMYPLHKPGAESHAGHNLSAKDSAAENLLLLSNSKSASSEKDASPSHSGQDSTDSDSNNEDRPGRAASGLIYLTNHITSGVRNGVLPLVKEEQQRQYEAIRASMEMASEGFKVVTADGEQVRAYRCEHCRVLFLDHVMYTIHMGCHGFRDPFECNLCGHRSQDRYEFSSHITRGEHRY, encoded by the exons ATGATTGAGCCATTGAGTGCAGAAAGTAGATACAATAGGCCCACAAACAGGCTCTCACACCCACCTGGAG GCAGGGACAGCCCCCCTCCCACCGAAGCGTccgaggaggcagaggagccCATGGCCGTCCCCGAGGACCTGTCAGCCGGCTCCACCCACCAGCAGAACAACAGAGGGGACAAAG TCTGTAACATTAAAGTTGAGGCTCGCAGTGATGAGGAGAATGGGCTGGCCTGTGACATGAATggcgtggaggaggaggagtgtgcgGAAGACTTGCGCGTGATCGATGCCTCTGGGGCCAAGGTGAACGGCTCACAGCCGCGCCCCGAAGCCAAGGCCTTCTCCTCGGCCGGCGGTATCCGGCTGCCCAACGGGAAGCTCAAGTGCGATATCTGCGGGATAGTTTGCATTGGCCCCAATGTGTTGATGGTGCACAAGCGAAGCCACACTG GAGAACGCCCTTTCCAGTGCAGCCAGTGCGGTGCCTCTTTCACCCAGAAGGGTAACCTGCTGCGCCACATCAAGCTCCATTCAGGGGAGAAGCCCTTCAAGTGTCACCTGTGCAGCTACGCCTGTCGCAGGAGGGATGCTCTCACCGGACATTTACGCACCCACTCAG TTGGAAAACCCCACAAGTGTGCATACTGTGGGCGGAGCTACAAGCAGCGCAGCTCCCTAGAGGAGCACAAGGAGCGCTGTCACAACTACCTCCAGTACATGGGGCTGCAGAACAGCATCTACACAG TAAAGGAAGAAAGCAACCAGAATGAGCAGAGGGAAGACTTAAGCCAGACGGGATCTGACAGAGCCCTGGTGCTAGACAGACTAGCTAATAATGTAGCTAAGCGTAAGAGCACTATGCCACAGAAGTTtgtgg GTGAGAAACGTCTGTCCGACCTCTCATAcgatggaggagcaggagagctCATTCAGCCCCATGTCATCGACCAGGCCATCAACAGTGCCATCAGCTACCTGGGGGCCGAGTCGCTGCGGCCTCTGGTCCAGACCTCCCCAGCCTCCTCTTCCGACGTGGGCCTCGGCTCCATGTACCCCCTTCACAAGCCGGGGGCCGAGTCCCACGCGGGCCACAACCTGTCTGCCAAAGACAGTGCAGCCgagaacctgctgctgctctccaacTCCAAGTCTGCCTCCAGCGAGAAAGACGCCTCGCCCAGTCACAGCGGCCAGGACTCCACCGACAGCGACAGCAACAACGAGGATCGTCCTGGCAGGGCGGCTTCCGGCCTCATCTACCTGACCAATCACATCACCTCGGGGGTGAGGAACGGCGTGCTCCCTCTGgtgaaggaggagcagcagaggcagtACGAGGCCATCCGCGCCAGCATGGAGATGGCCTCCGAGGGCTTCAAGGTGGTAACGGCGGATGGGGAGCAGGTGAGGGCGTACAGGTGCGAACACTGCCGCGTTCTCTTTCTGGATCACGTCATGTACACCATTCACATGGGCTGCCACGGTTTCAGAGACCCCTTCGAGTGCAACCTCTGCGGTCACCGGAGCCAAGACCGGTACGAGTTCTCCTCTCACATAACGCGAGGAGAGCATCGCTATTGA
- the ikzf1 gene encoding DNA-binding protein Ikaros isoform X1 has product MLGWNEEVQWRGGEGLRAQLHGAAAALRPSAHGAGESWKNFILQTQGIAEYLHRMETEEAQEMAQMPGRDSPPPTEASEEAEEPMAVPEDLSAGSTHQQNNRGDKVCNIKVEARSDEENGLACDMNGVEEEECAEDLRVIDASGAKVNGSQPRPEAKAFSSAGGIRLPNGKLKCDICGIVCIGPNVLMVHKRSHTGERPFQCSQCGASFTQKGNLLRHIKLHSGEKPFKCHLCSYACRRRDALTGHLRTHSVGKPHKCAYCGRSYKQRSSLEEHKERCHNYLQYMGLQNSIYTVVKEESNQNEQREDLSQTGSDRALVLDRLANNVAKRKSTMPQKFVGEKRLSDLSYDGGAGELIQPHVIDQAINSAISYLGAESLRPLVQTSPASSSDVGLGSMYPLHKPGAESHAGHNLSAKDSAAENLLLLSNSKSASSEKDASPSHSGQDSTDSDSNNEDRPGRAASGLIYLTNHITSGVRNGVLPLVKEEQQRQYEAIRASMEMASEGFKVVTADGEQVRAYRCEHCRVLFLDHVMYTIHMGCHGFRDPFECNLCGHRSQDRYEFSSHITRGEHRY; this is encoded by the exons ATGTTGGGCTGGAACGAGGAAGTGcagtggagaggaggggagggactCCGGGCGCAGCTCCATGGGGCCGCGGCGGCGCTGCGACCTTCTGCACATGGAGCCGGGGAGAGTTGGAAGAACTTCATACTGCAAACTCAAGGAATAGCAG AGTACTTGCACCGCATGGAGACAGAAGAGGCCCAGGAAATGGCCCAGATGCCAG GCAGGGACAGCCCCCCTCCCACCGAAGCGTccgaggaggcagaggagccCATGGCCGTCCCCGAGGACCTGTCAGCCGGCTCCACCCACCAGCAGAACAACAGAGGGGACAAAG TCTGTAACATTAAAGTTGAGGCTCGCAGTGATGAGGAGAATGGGCTGGCCTGTGACATGAATggcgtggaggaggaggagtgtgcgGAAGACTTGCGCGTGATCGATGCCTCTGGGGCCAAGGTGAACGGCTCACAGCCGCGCCCCGAAGCCAAGGCCTTCTCCTCGGCCGGCGGTATCCGGCTGCCCAACGGGAAGCTCAAGTGCGATATCTGCGGGATAGTTTGCATTGGCCCCAATGTGTTGATGGTGCACAAGCGAAGCCACACTG GAGAACGCCCTTTCCAGTGCAGCCAGTGCGGTGCCTCTTTCACCCAGAAGGGTAACCTGCTGCGCCACATCAAGCTCCATTCAGGGGAGAAGCCCTTCAAGTGTCACCTGTGCAGCTACGCCTGTCGCAGGAGGGATGCTCTCACCGGACATTTACGCACCCACTCAG TTGGAAAACCCCACAAGTGTGCATACTGTGGGCGGAGCTACAAGCAGCGCAGCTCCCTAGAGGAGCACAAGGAGCGCTGTCACAACTACCTCCAGTACATGGGGCTGCAGAACAGCATCTACACAG TAGTAAAGGAAGAAAGCAACCAGAATGAGCAGAGGGAAGACTTAAGCCAGACGGGATCTGACAGAGCCCTGGTGCTAGACAGACTAGCTAATAATGTAGCTAAGCGTAAGAGCACTATGCCACAGAAGTTtgtgg GTGAGAAACGTCTGTCCGACCTCTCATAcgatggaggagcaggagagctCATTCAGCCCCATGTCATCGACCAGGCCATCAACAGTGCCATCAGCTACCTGGGGGCCGAGTCGCTGCGGCCTCTGGTCCAGACCTCCCCAGCCTCCTCTTCCGACGTGGGCCTCGGCTCCATGTACCCCCTTCACAAGCCGGGGGCCGAGTCCCACGCGGGCCACAACCTGTCTGCCAAAGACAGTGCAGCCgagaacctgctgctgctctccaacTCCAAGTCTGCCTCCAGCGAGAAAGACGCCTCGCCCAGTCACAGCGGCCAGGACTCCACCGACAGCGACAGCAACAACGAGGATCGTCCTGGCAGGGCGGCTTCCGGCCTCATCTACCTGACCAATCACATCACCTCGGGGGTGAGGAACGGCGTGCTCCCTCTGgtgaaggaggagcagcagaggcagtACGAGGCCATCCGCGCCAGCATGGAGATGGCCTCCGAGGGCTTCAAGGTGGTAACGGCGGATGGGGAGCAGGTGAGGGCGTACAGGTGCGAACACTGCCGCGTTCTCTTTCTGGATCACGTCATGTACACCATTCACATGGGCTGCCACGGTTTCAGAGACCCCTTCGAGTGCAACCTCTGCGGTCACCGGAGCCAAGACCGGTACGAGTTCTCCTCTCACATAACGCGAGGAGAGCATCGCTATTGA